From the Halorhabdus utahensis DSM 12940 genome, one window contains:
- a CDS encoding ABC transporter permease gives MTNGDTGRGRATAGNEPPRSGGYYHLMKAVIHRDLVIWLRYPVNAATGILMALIFFGLIFYGGRLVAGQAIDDTIEGLIVGYFLWTLAQGAYFGITNDVQAEAGWGTLERHFMTPFGFGPVILAKSIAVVLRTFLTSAVVLAAMLVMTGRSLELPLVTVVVVAALAVASAFGLGLAMGGLSVLYKRINNVANLLQFAFIGLISAPVFEIPWTRILPLVQGSALLQVVMRDGDRLWELDPLALAILVGTAGFYLGAGYLAFVLATRRARRLGVLGDY, from the coding sequence ATGACTAATGGTGACACTGGTCGAGGGCGCGCGACTGCCGGCAACGAACCCCCACGATCTGGCGGGTATTACCACCTCATGAAGGCTGTGATCCACCGGGACCTGGTGATCTGGCTCCGATATCCCGTCAACGCCGCGACCGGGATCCTGATGGCCCTGATCTTCTTCGGCCTTATCTTCTACGGCGGGCGGCTGGTCGCCGGCCAGGCCATCGACGATACCATCGAGGGGTTGATCGTGGGCTACTTCCTGTGGACGCTTGCCCAGGGGGCGTACTTCGGGATCACGAACGACGTCCAGGCCGAGGCCGGTTGGGGCACGTTGGAGCGGCACTTCATGACGCCCTTTGGCTTCGGCCCGGTGATCCTCGCGAAGTCGATCGCCGTCGTCCTCCGGACGTTTCTCACGTCTGCGGTCGTGCTGGCGGCGATGCTCGTGATGACTGGCCGGAGCCTCGAATTGCCGCTCGTGACTGTGGTCGTCGTGGCAGCCCTCGCGGTCGCCTCGGCGTTCGGTCTCGGGCTGGCGATGGGTGGGCTGAGCGTATTGTATAAGCGTATCAACAACGTGGCGAACCTCCTCCAGTTCGCGTTTATCGGGCTGATCTCCGCGCCGGTGTTCGAGATACCCTGGACGCGAATCCTCCCGCTGGTCCAGGGGAGTGCGCTCCTGCAGGTCGTCATGCGGGACGGCGACAGACTCTGGGAACTCGACCCGCTCGCGCTCGCGATTCTGGTCGGGACTGCCGGCTTCTATCTCGGGGCCGGTTATCTCGCGTTCGTCCTGGCGACCAGGCGGGCGCGGCGTCTCGGGGTCCTCGGCGATTACTGA
- a CDS encoding ABC transporter ATP-binding protein — MSGSRHNVDHASDGPPPDTTTDGEQALTPETAALSVDGLSKTFGSGEDKVTAVDDVSFTVEPGEVVGLLGPNGAGKTTTIKSILGLVLPDEGDVRIQGVDVADRPRRAYEHVDAMLEGARNDYWRLTVRENLRYFAAIRGNDPDTLDDRHTELLEAFDIAEEADTEVRDLSRGMKQKVSLASVLAGDVSVAFLDEPTLGLDVESSLTLQRELVRLVEERELTLFVSSHDMDVIEAVCDRVIIMNQGRIVVDDTVANLLDGFETTGYRITARGLDEPTLADLQDRFELSAVERLDGRVRFEVAADSATFYRLTDALEAADVELGGVETVQPDLAEAFLEVTGNGDSLANGATGGTDQ, encoded by the coding sequence ATGTCGGGTTCCCGCCACAACGTTGATCACGCCTCCGACGGACCACCCCCAGACACCACCACCGATGGCGAGCAGGCGCTCACTCCAGAGACAGCCGCGCTCTCCGTCGATGGATTGTCGAAGACCTTCGGCAGCGGCGAGGACAAAGTCACCGCGGTCGACGACGTCTCTTTCACGGTCGAACCCGGCGAAGTCGTCGGGTTGCTCGGCCCAAACGGCGCGGGCAAGACGACCACGATCAAGTCGATCCTGGGGCTGGTTCTCCCCGACGAGGGCGACGTTCGGATTCAGGGAGTTGACGTCGCTGACCGCCCACGTCGGGCGTACGAACACGTCGACGCGATGCTGGAGGGTGCTCGCAACGACTACTGGCGGCTCACCGTTCGGGAGAACCTCCGGTATTTCGCGGCGATCCGCGGCAACGATCCGGACACACTTGATGATCGCCATACCGAATTACTGGAGGCGTTCGACATCGCCGAGGAGGCCGACACGGAGGTCCGTGACCTCTCGCGAGGCATGAAACAGAAAGTCTCGCTGGCCAGCGTCCTCGCCGGTGACGTCTCGGTCGCCTTCCTCGACGAGCCCACGCTCGGACTGGACGTCGAGAGTTCGCTGACGCTGCAGCGCGAGCTGGTCAGGCTGGTCGAGGAGCGCGAGCTGACGCTGTTCGTCTCCAGTCACGACATGGACGTCATCGAAGCCGTCTGTGATCGGGTGATCATCATGAACCAGGGACGGATCGTCGTCGATGACACGGTGGCGAATCTGCTCGACGGCTTCGAGACGACGGGCTATCGCATCACGGCCCGCGGGCTGGACGAGCCGACGCTTGCCGATCTCCAGGATCGATTCGAGCTGTCGGCCGTCGAACGGCTGGACGGCCGTGTTCGCTTCGAAGTGGCGGCCGACTCGGCGACCTTTTATCGGCTGACCGACGCGCTGGAGGCGGCCGACGTTGAACTCGGCGGCGTCGAGACGGTCCAGCCGGACCTCGCGGAGGCGTTCCTCGAAGTGACCGGAAACGGTGATTCGCTGGCCAACGGGGCTACGGGAGGGACAGACCAATGA
- a CDS encoding DUF456 domain-containing protein encodes MSVTASTRGPHVDAWRRSVQEQPVKCVGGHFNAERRLCPMEITVFLLIALALLVGGVIGSFVPMVPAGLLSIGGIVVYWWSTGYVTPGPFVLVGFLAVGVLVVVVDYLAGAIAAKAGGASTLSSVAGAVVGVLLFFPLGPVGIVLGITATVFVLELYRGRARGESLKAAAYALVGTLGSSVMQFVLTLSMLVAFLIGLVI; translated from the coding sequence ATGTCTGTCACGGCTTCGACTCGCGGTCCGCACGTCGACGCCTGGCGACGAAGTGTCCAGGAGCAACCAGTCAAGTGTGTCGGTGGGCACTTCAACGCCGAACGTCGACTGTGTCCCATGGAGATCACCGTCTTCCTCCTCATCGCCCTGGCGTTGCTGGTCGGCGGCGTCATCGGGAGTTTCGTGCCGATGGTCCCCGCGGGCCTGCTCTCGATCGGTGGGATCGTCGTCTACTGGTGGAGTACCGGCTACGTGACCCCCGGGCCGTTCGTCCTCGTCGGCTTCCTCGCCGTCGGGGTGCTCGTCGTCGTGGTGGACTACCTGGCGGGCGCGATCGCCGCAAAAGCCGGCGGTGCCTCGACGCTCAGTAGCGTCGCCGGCGCGGTCGTCGGCGTGCTGTTGTTCTTCCCGCTCGGGCCGGTGGGAATCGTCCTCGGCATTACGGCCACCGTCTTCGTCCTCGAACTCTACCGGGGGAGAGCGCGGGGAGAGAGCCTGAAGGCCGCCGCCTACGCTCTGGTTGGCACCCTTGGATCGAGCGTGATGCAGTTCGTCCTGACGCTGTCGATGCTGGTGGCGTTTCTCATTGGGCTCGTAATCTGA
- a CDS encoding DUF4177 domain-containing protein gives MSDQQYVYTLHETEGNKQSIGDLDAIINEYASEGWHLTETIARNGTTIGLVFEREVS, from the coding sequence ATGTCGGACCAGCAATACGTCTACACACTCCACGAAACGGAAGGGAACAAGCAATCGATCGGCGATCTGGACGCCATCATCAACGAGTACGCGAGCGAAGGATGGCACCTCACGGAAACGATCGCGCGCAACGGCACGACGATTGGGCTCGTCTTCGAGCGCGAGGTCTCGTGA
- a CDS encoding NuoI/complex I 23 kDa subunit family protein gives MIGVLKGMATTMKHALDGKTFTVEYPETAPEVSPRFRGVHKYSQERCIWCRQCENVCPNDTIQIVMDDQRNGEQYNLHVGQCIYCRLCEEVCPTDAIVLTQNFEFVGDTKDDLAYDKEELKNVPWYKDIDPLESREPDRGSWIGEGEGEVDYQ, from the coding sequence ATGATCGGCGTCCTCAAAGGTATGGCAACGACGATGAAACACGCCCTCGACGGCAAGACGTTCACCGTCGAGTATCCCGAGACCGCACCGGAAGTCAGCCCGCGGTTCCGGGGTGTCCACAAGTACAGCCAGGAACGGTGCATCTGGTGTCGTCAATGTGAAAACGTCTGCCCAAACGACACCATCCAGATCGTGATGGACGACCAGCGCAACGGCGAGCAGTACAACCTTCACGTCGGCCAGTGCATCTACTGCCGGCTCTGTGAGGAGGTCTGTCCGACCGACGCCATCGTGCTCACACAGAACTTCGAGTTCGTCGGCGATACGAAGGACGATCTCGCCTACGACAAGGAGGAACTCAAGAACGTCCCGTGGTACAAGGACATTGACCCGCTGGAGTCCCGGGAGCCGGACCGTGGCAGTTGGATCGGTGAAGGTGAAGGCGAAGTCGACTATCAGTAG
- a CDS encoding complex I subunit 1/NuoH family protein produces the protein MILQATTLTDTIADVLGSLGLDAANPLVVLLAGLLAAALVATIVLLNAALAGPWAKRKITAAFTDRISVNRIGPMGIGTIVVDSVRLLSKELIIPEKADRPAYDLAPILLASSALLGFAVIPMGSGIQVADPEIGLAYVFAVASIASLGLLMAGYASNNKYSFLGGLRAVAQNLAYEIPLVLTGASVVIFAGSLRLSEIVAAQQGTFLSLGPVAIPNWFAFINPFAFALFMLANLAEVGRNPFDIPEAPTEIVAGYQTEYSSVYFVLFYLGEFIHIFLGGAIVATLFLGGPAGPLLPGIVWFLIKIWGVFLFTQWARSAVPRVRIDQLIEIGWKVMLVLALINLLLTAIIVGVVA, from the coding sequence ATGATCCTGCAGGCAACGACGTTGACCGACACCATCGCCGACGTGCTGGGCTCGCTCGGACTCGACGCCGCGAACCCGCTCGTGGTCTTGCTGGCCGGATTGCTTGCGGCGGCACTCGTCGCCACGATCGTCCTGCTCAACGCGGCACTCGCGGGGCCATGGGCGAAGCGGAAGATCACCGCGGCGTTCACCGACCGGATCTCGGTCAATCGGATCGGGCCGATGGGGATTGGGACGATCGTCGTCGACTCCGTCCGGCTGCTCTCCAAGGAGTTGATCATCCCCGAGAAGGCCGACCGACCGGCCTACGATCTCGCGCCAATCCTCCTCGCCTCCTCGGCGCTGCTCGGGTTCGCCGTGATTCCGATGGGGTCGGGCATCCAGGTCGCCGACCCCGAGATCGGGCTGGCGTACGTCTTCGCCGTCGCGTCGATCGCGTCGCTCGGCCTGCTGATGGCCGGGTACGCTTCGAACAACAAGTACTCCTTTCTCGGCGGGCTGCGTGCGGTCGCCCAGAACCTCGCTTACGAGATCCCGTTGGTTTTGACCGGCGCGTCCGTCGTTATCTTCGCGGGTTCGTTGCGACTCAGCGAGATCGTCGCCGCCCAGCAGGGGACGTTCCTCTCGCTCGGGCCGGTGGCGATCCCGAACTGGTTCGCGTTCATCAACCCCTTCGCGTTCGCGCTGTTCATGCTGGCGAACCTTGCCGAGGTCGGCCGCAACCCCTTCGACATCCCCGAAGCGCCGACTGAAATCGTCGCCGGCTATCAGACCGAATACTCCAGTGTCTACTTCGTCCTGTTTTACCTTGGGGAGTTCATCCACATCTTTCTCGGCGGGGCGATCGTCGCGACGCTGTTCCTCGGCGGCCCGGCCGGCCCACTCCTGCCGGGGATCGTCTGGTTCCTCATCAAGATCTGGGGCGTGTTCCTGTTCACGCAGTGGGCGCGCTCGGCAGTCCCCCGCGTCCGGATCGACCAGTTGATCGAGATCGGCTGGAAGGTGATGCTCGTGCTCGCGCTGATAAATCTGCTGCTGACGGCGATCATCGTCGGGGTGGTCGCCTGA
- a CDS encoding NADH-quinone oxidoreductase subunit D, producing the protein MSLQERSPAEPDVGVTEDGLDYDELADLLGDHVLDREEHVNAEGFVIRPDEVEDVLSTLKERAGFDHLSAVTAQEYDDRYESIYHLKKYDDPTQELSVVVPTSSEEPVSQSGASVFDTADWHEREAYDLVGIEYDEHPDLRRILLPETWQGHPLSNEYNQTQPQVVTLREHANPLQEDKQSPQDPDTMFVNIGPHHPATHGVLHVKTVLDGEQIVDLDPDIGYLHRSEEQMCQQGTYRHQIMPYPDRWDYTPGGLLNEWAYARAAEDLADIDVPEYAQVLRTMSAELTRIAAHMLAVGTFGLDLYGDFTVIFMYAVRDREVVQNLLEDLTGQRLMFNYFRLGGVAWDLPEPRQEYLEKVREFTDELPERLEEYHDLITGNEIFQMRCIDTGVLPPEVAKSYGATGPVARGSGVDYDLRRDDPYGYYDELDWDVVTEDGMDNYARVLVRLQEVEESAKIIRQCLDLLEDWPEDDRTIQSNVPRTLRPDPDKEVYRAVEGAKGELGIYIRSDGTDKPARFKIRSPCFSNLQTLPVMSEGEYIPDMVASLGSLDIVLGEVDR; encoded by the coding sequence ATGAGTTTACAGGAACGCTCGCCGGCCGAACCGGACGTCGGCGTGACCGAGGACGGACTGGACTACGACGAACTCGCCGATCTCCTCGGCGACCACGTCCTCGATCGCGAGGAACACGTCAACGCCGAAGGGTTCGTGATCCGGCCCGACGAGGTCGAAGACGTCCTTTCGACGCTGAAGGAACGGGCCGGCTTCGATCACCTCTCGGCCGTCACCGCCCAGGAGTACGACGACCGCTACGAGTCGATCTATCACCTCAAGAAGTACGACGACCCGACCCAGGAACTCAGCGTCGTCGTTCCGACGAGTTCAGAGGAGCCGGTGAGTCAGTCGGGCGCGTCGGTGTTCGACACTGCCGACTGGCACGAGCGGGAGGCCTACGACCTCGTGGGCATCGAGTACGACGAGCACCCGGATCTCCGCCGGATTCTCCTCCCCGAAACCTGGCAGGGCCATCCGCTCTCGAATGAGTACAACCAGACCCAACCACAGGTCGTCACCCTTCGAGAGCACGCCAATCCCCTGCAGGAGGACAAACAGAGCCCCCAGGATCCCGATACGATGTTCGTCAATATCGGGCCACACCACCCGGCGACTCACGGTGTCCTCCACGTCAAGACGGTGCTGGACGGCGAGCAGATCGTCGATCTCGACCCCGATATCGGGTATCTCCACCGGAGCGAGGAGCAAATGTGCCAGCAGGGCACCTACCGCCACCAGATCATGCCCTATCCCGACCGGTGGGACTACACGCCCGGTGGCTTGCTCAACGAGTGGGCCTACGCCCGCGCAGCCGAGGACTTGGCCGACATCGACGTCCCGGAGTACGCCCAGGTCCTCCGGACGATGAGTGCCGAGCTGACCCGGATCGCGGCCCACATGCTCGCGGTCGGGACCTTCGGGCTGGACCTCTACGGGGACTTCACGGTCATCTTCATGTACGCCGTGCGGGACCGGGAAGTCGTCCAGAACCTGCTCGAGGACCTCACTGGCCAGCGGCTCATGTTCAATTACTTCCGGCTTGGCGGCGTCGCCTGGGATCTGCCCGAACCCCGCCAGGAGTATCTTGAGAAGGTTCGGGAATTCACCGATGAGCTCCCCGAGCGACTTGAGGAGTACCACGACCTCATCACGGGCAACGAGATCTTCCAGATGCGGTGTATCGACACGGGCGTCCTCCCGCCGGAGGTCGCCAAGTCCTACGGCGCGACCGGGCCCGTTGCTCGCGGCTCGGGCGTCGATTACGACCTTCGTCGTGACGATCCCTACGGCTACTACGACGAACTCGACTGGGACGTCGTGACCGAGGACGGGATGGACAACTACGCCCGGGTTCTGGTCCGGCTTCAGGAGGTCGAGGAGTCCGCGAAGATCATCCGACAGTGTCTCGACCTGCTCGAGGACTGGCCCGAAGACGATCGCACTATCCAGTCGAACGTCCCGCGGACCCTCCGACCGGATCCGGACAAGGAGGTTTACCGCGCGGTCGAGGGTGCGAAGGGTGAACTCGGCATCTACATCCGTAGCGACGGCACGGACAAGCCGGCGCGGTTCAAGATCCGGAGTCCGTGTTTCTCGAATCTCCAGACGCTGCCGGTGATGTCCGAGGGCGAGTACATCCCTGACATGGTGGCGTCGCTCGGCAGCCTCGACATCGTGCTCGGGGAGGTGGATCGGTGA
- a CDS encoding NADH-quinone oxidoreductase subunit B, giving the protein MSQNTQQSESTGTKSTREARMGEGVDDRFNSRLREALGSTPFILTKFDQFMNWARGSSMFMLQFGIACCSIEMMHTYSVKHDLDRFHAGVPRASPRQADVMIVPGTIVSKFAPRMKRVYDQVPEPKFTIGMGSCTISGGPFQEGYNVVKGAEEVIPIDIQIPGCPPRPEALIYGVAKLQERIANGESSPVVVKPYELEEFGDLEQDEIVEKLADQIDEDDLVMRYNWADSP; this is encoded by the coding sequence ATGAGTCAGAACACACAGCAGTCCGAGAGTACCGGCACGAAATCCACACGCGAGGCCCGGATGGGCGAGGGGGTCGACGACCGGTTCAACTCACGGCTGCGTGAGGCGCTGGGCTCGACACCGTTCATCCTCACGAAGTTCGACCAGTTCATGAACTGGGCCAGGGGGTCGTCGATGTTCATGCTGCAGTTCGGGATCGCCTGTTGCTCGATCGAGATGATGCACACCTACTCGGTGAAACATGACCTCGATCGCTTCCACGCCGGTGTGCCCCGCGCCTCGCCACGGCAGGCCGACGTGATGATCGTCCCCGGAACCATCGTCTCGAAGTTCGCCCCGCGGATGAAGCGCGTCTACGATCAGGTCCCCGAGCCGAAGTTCACCATCGGGATGGGGTCGTGTACGATCTCCGGCGGCCCCTTCCAGGAGGGCTACAACGTCGTGAAGGGGGCCGAGGAGGTCATCCCGATCGACATTCAGATTCCGGGCTGTCCGCCCCGTCCCGAAGCGCTGATCTACGGCGTCGCCAAACTCCAGGAGCGGATCGCCAACGGCGAGTCCTCCCCCGTGGTCGTCAAGCCCTACGAACTCGAGGAGTTCGGCGACCTCGAACAGGACGAAATCGTCGAGAAACTCGCCGACCAGATCGACGAGGACGATCTCGTCATGCGGTACAACTGGGCTGATTCGCCATGA
- a CDS encoding NADH-quinone oxidoreductase subunit A yields the protein MSNPWIAIGALAVVGLVIPLSMIAISALIRPSVPEQSKRATYESGEVPTGGTRIQFNIQYYMVALLFVVFDIETVLIFPWTVIYGDAVEAVGLWRALAPMVGFIAILAVGLGWAWRNGAVRWVTSKRASRQRVES from the coding sequence ATGAGCAATCCCTGGATCGCGATCGGGGCGTTGGCGGTCGTCGGGCTGGTAATTCCGTTGTCGATGATTGCCATCTCGGCGTTGATCCGCCCGAGCGTCCCCGAACAGAGCAAACGAGCCACCTACGAGAGCGGCGAGGTGCCGACCGGCGGTACCCGCATCCAGTTCAACATTCAGTACTACATGGTCGCGTTGCTGTTCGTCGTCTTCGACATCGAGACCGTCCTCATCTTCCCCTGGACGGTCATCTACGGCGACGCCGTCGAGGCGGTCGGCCTCTGGCGAGCGCTTGCGCCGATGGTCGGGTTCATCGCCATCCTCGCCGTTGGTCTCGGCTGGGCGTGGCGCAACGGGGCCGTCAGATGGGTGACCAGCAAGCGCGCGAGCCGACAACGGGTCGAATCATAG
- the purE gene encoding 5-(carboxyamino)imidazole ribonucleotide mutase, with amino-acid sequence MTSESVQSLIDQLEAEAAMDRPVEATPEIGIIMGSDSDLDVMAGSESGRPGAFDVLTEELGFEEQTDYETAPEARFTFETFVVSAHRTPELMYTYAETAEDRGLDVIIAGAGGKSADLPNMTASIAYPLPVIGVPVQEKSLPSVIGMPQGAPIVAVDAGKSFNAALSAVQILARQHPELQERLLAYHEGLQQGVGEVSRDLHERGTPGFRDT; translated from the coding sequence ATGACGAGCGAGAGCGTCCAGTCGTTGATCGACCAGCTCGAAGCAGAGGCAGCAATGGATCGCCCGGTCGAGGCAACACCGGAGATCGGGATCATCATGGGCTCGGACTCGGATCTCGACGTGATGGCCGGCTCCGAATCCGGCCGGCCGGGGGCCTTCGACGTGCTGACCGAGGAACTCGGCTTCGAAGAGCAGACCGACTACGAGACCGCGCCCGAGGCACGCTTTACCTTCGAGACGTTCGTCGTCTCGGCCCACCGGACGCCGGAGTTGATGTACACCTACGCCGAGACGGCCGAGGATCGGGGCCTTGACGTCATCATCGCCGGCGCGGGCGGCAAGAGCGCCGACCTGCCGAACATGACCGCCTCGATCGCCTACCCACTGCCCGTCATCGGCGTCCCCGTTCAGGAGAAATCCCTCCCGTCGGTGATCGGCATGCCACAGGGCGCGCCGATCGTGGCCGTCGACGCCGGGAAATCCTTCAACGCCGCTTTATCGGCTGTCCAGATCCTCGCCCGGCAGCATCCCGAACTCCAGGAGCGCCTCCTCGCGTACCACGAGGGGTTACAGCAGGGTGTCGGCGAGGTCTCGCGGGACCTCCACGAACGCGGAACGCCCGGATTCAGAGACACCTAA
- a CDS encoding 5-(carboxyamino)imidazole ribonucleotide synthase, translating to MTTTLPGPTVGVVGGGQLGRMLGEAAAPLGIEVIVVDPTPDAPASPVVADQIVADFDDPDALAELADRADYITYEIELAGTGALQTVSQETGTPVHPKPETLSLIEDKLVQKRRLEDAGVPVPEFRGVDSVGELHDALDELGYPAMLKAREGGYDGRGNVPIETPDDVEDAFETIVDAAPGATLDDPSGAAMVEGFVDFQRELAVMGVRGDGERDTFPVTETIHREEILRETVSPPRAEPAVRERAREVALDVLDVMEGRGVFGIELFQGPDDGIFLNEIAPRPHNSGHWTIEGALTSQFEQHLRAVVGWPLGATDRRSPTVTGNILGDVDDRQEATLRNLESVLEADGASMHYYGKEEVYRLRKMGHVTAVGDDNADPGELLERTRDVRDELTFQPS from the coding sequence ATGACTACTACGCTACCTGGCCCGACCGTCGGTGTCGTCGGCGGCGGCCAACTCGGCCGGATGCTCGGCGAGGCGGCCGCGCCGCTCGGGATCGAGGTGATCGTCGTCGATCCCACACCCGACGCGCCCGCATCGCCCGTCGTCGCCGACCAGATCGTCGCCGACTTCGACGATCCCGACGCGCTTGCCGAACTCGCCGACCGCGCTGACTACATTACGTACGAGATCGAACTCGCCGGGACTGGCGCGCTCCAGACCGTCAGCCAGGAGACGGGGACGCCCGTCCATCCCAAGCCCGAAACGCTGTCGCTCATCGAGGACAAACTCGTCCAGAAGCGCCGCCTCGAAGACGCCGGGGTTCCGGTGCCCGAATTCCGCGGTGTCGACTCCGTCGGGGAGCTACACGATGCACTCGACGAACTGGGCTACCCAGCCATGCTGAAAGCCCGGGAAGGTGGCTACGACGGCCGCGGCAACGTCCCGATCGAGACGCCCGATGACGTGGAAGACGCCTTCGAGACCATTGTCGACGCCGCGCCCGGTGCAACTCTCGACGATCCGTCCGGGGCGGCGATGGTCGAGGGATTCGTCGACTTCCAGCGCGAACTCGCCGTCATGGGTGTCCGGGGCGACGGCGAGCGCGATACCTTCCCCGTCACCGAGACGATCCACCGCGAGGAGATCCTCCGGGAGACCGTCTCGCCGCCCCGCGCCGAGCCGGCAGTCCGCGAGCGCGCTCGGGAGGTCGCCCTGGACGTGCTGGACGTCATGGAGGGCCGCGGCGTCTTCGGGATCGAACTGTTCCAGGGGCCTGACGACGGGATCTTCCTCAACGAGATCGCCCCTCGCCCGCACAACTCCGGCCACTGGACCATCGAAGGCGCGCTCACCTCCCAGTTCGAACAGCACCTCCGGGCCGTGGTCGGGTGGCCGCTCGGGGCGACCGATCGCCGCTCGCCGACGGTGACTGGGAATATTCTGGGTGACGTCGACGACCGACAGGAAGCGACGCTCCGGAATCTCGAATCGGTGCTCGAAGCCGACGGCGCGTCGATGCACTACTACGGGAAAGAGGAGGTCTATCGCCTGCGGAAGATGGGCCACGTCACTGCCGTCGGAGATGACAACGCCGATCCGGGCGAGCTACTCGAACGGACGCGTGACGTTCGCGACGAGCTGACGTTCCAGCCGAGTTGA